In Anaerolineales bacterium, one DNA window encodes the following:
- a CDS encoding type II secretion system F family protein, with protein sequence MRYSRQFQQSGESDPIMSRLAEATQRGENVSLEDIELQQPFMERVVVPVIRRLGEFSTRFTPQKLLEETTLKLELAGNPGRIDASTFLSTRFVGAGVFGGLLLLISSLPTVDWPFGRVVLVVGIFTALGFFFPQLWLQSRINGRQNEVRKAMPDALDLLTICVEAGLGFDAAMSKVSEKWENELSIMFGRCIREVQLGKTQREALRDMADRIGLAELTSFVAAVIQSQSLGVSLAKVLRIQSDQMRMKRRQFAEELAHKAPVKMIIPMALLTFPSIMIILMAPAAFQIAGAFGPFLGN encoded by the coding sequence ATGCGTTATTCCCGCCAGTTCCAGCAAAGCGGTGAGAGCGATCCGATCATGTCCCGCCTTGCCGAGGCCACCCAGCGTGGGGAGAATGTATCCCTAGAGGATATTGAATTACAACAGCCCTTCATGGAGCGTGTTGTTGTTCCAGTAATAAGAAGGCTTGGCGAATTTTCGACGCGTTTTACCCCTCAGAAGCTTTTGGAGGAAACCACCCTTAAGTTGGAGCTGGCGGGAAACCCCGGGCGGATTGATGCCTCGACCTTTTTGTCCACGCGTTTTGTTGGTGCGGGTGTTTTTGGCGGTCTTTTGCTGCTGATTTCATCCCTCCCGACGGTGGATTGGCCGTTTGGAAGAGTCGTTCTGGTTGTTGGCATCTTTACTGCGTTGGGATTTTTCTTCCCGCAATTATGGCTGCAGAGTCGCATTAATGGCCGTCAAAATGAAGTACGTAAGGCGATGCCCGATGCTCTCGACCTGTTGACAATCTGCGTGGAAGCGGGCTTGGGCTTTGATGCGGCGATGTCCAAAGTGAGCGAAAAGTGGGAGAATGAACTTTCGATCATGTTCGGACGTTGTATCCGCGAAGTTCAACTTGGCAAGACGCAGCGCGAAGCCTTGCGGGATATGGCAGACCGCATCGGACTTGCTGAGTTAACAAGTTTTGTGGCAGCTGTGATCCAAAGTCAGAGCCTTGGTGTAAGTTTGGCGAAGGTTTTGCGGATTCAGTCTGACCAAATGCGCATGAAGCGGCGCCAGTTTGCCGAGGAGCTGGCACACAAAGCCCCGGTGAAGATGATCATCCCAATGGCCTTGCTGACCTTTCCCTCGATTATGATCATTCTGATGGCCCCGGCCGCATTCCAGATTGCCGGCGCTTTTGGCCCGTTCCTGGGAAATTAA
- a CDS encoding ComF family protein, with protein MHKLKYRRDVSMGDSLASQMVPFVKDLKWQIDLLVPIPLGKQRFKERGYNQVGMIAKPLALALSIRYAPNELMRRKETRSQVGLSRVERRENLRNAFQAGMGVSGKTVLVMDDVSTTGSTLSSGAEALYSCGANDVYALTVARALPRHGLRHV; from the coding sequence TTGCATAAGTTGAAATACCGCCGTGATGTTTCGATGGGGGATTCGCTTGCATCCCAGATGGTGCCATTTGTTAAAGATCTGAAATGGCAGATTGACCTGCTCGTTCCAATTCCGTTGGGGAAACAAAGATTCAAGGAACGCGGATATAATCAGGTTGGAATGATTGCCAAGCCGCTTGCACTGGCGTTGAGCATCAGATACGCGCCGAATGAATTGATGCGTCGTAAAGAGACGCGTTCCCAGGTGGGCTTGAGCAGGGTGGAGCGCAGGGAGAACTTGCGCAATGCATTTCAAGCCGGGATGGGGGTGTCTGGAAAAACTGTTCTCGTGATGGATGATGTTTCTACAACAGGATCAACTTTATCGTCCGGCGCTGAAGCGTTGTATTCCTGCGGTGCCAACGATGTGTATGCGTTGACAGTCGCACGCGCATTGCCCCGCCACGGGTTGAGGCATGTGTAG
- a CDS encoding type II secretion system F family protein → MTWIIIIGGTILIILLTIGVIVSSNSERVLVEERLSQYLDDDKKSADREAQRYVLTNWVSKRVEKTSFGDRVARELARADLKFKVAEYFVLIMLSIVLVGVVAWFVGNRHPVSLLLGAIGGGFIPRFYVKSQQKQRLRKFNDQLSDMLNLMVNGLRAGYSTMQAMEAISKELPAPICDEFHRVVQEMQIGIPMETALENLLRRIPSEDLDFVVTAINVQREVGGNLSEILDNISFTIRERVRIKGEVRVLTSQVRTSGTVLSLIPFFLTIILWFLNPEYLLSITQGGIYCTIAIICLVLGLIFSSYFIMMRIADIEV, encoded by the coding sequence ATGACTTGGATTATTATCATCGGTGGCACAATATTAATCATCCTATTGACCATAGGTGTTATTGTTTCTTCGAATAGTGAACGCGTGTTGGTCGAAGAGCGTCTCAGTCAATATTTGGATGATGATAAAAAAAGCGCCGATCGTGAAGCGCAGCGTTATGTGCTCACGAATTGGGTGTCGAAACGGGTGGAAAAAACATCCTTTGGCGACCGGGTCGCGCGCGAGCTGGCCCGCGCGGATTTGAAGTTCAAGGTGGCTGAGTACTTTGTATTGATCATGCTTAGCATCGTGCTGGTTGGGGTGGTTGCGTGGTTTGTGGGGAATCGCCATCCGGTTTCCCTCCTGCTTGGAGCCATTGGCGGCGGTTTTATACCCCGATTCTATGTAAAATCACAGCAGAAACAGCGATTGCGAAAGTTTAATGACCAGCTTTCCGATATGCTTAACCTGATGGTAAATGGTTTGCGGGCCGGGTATTCAACCATGCAGGCGATGGAGGCGATAAGCAAAGAGTTGCCTGCGCCTATCTGCGATGAGTTTCATCGTGTTGTTCAGGAAATGCAGATTGGCATCCCAATGGAAACCGCCCTTGAAAACCTGCTTCGTCGCATCCCAAGCGAGGACCTTGATTTTGTGGTGACGGCAATCAATGTTCAGCGTGAGGTCGGCGGTAACCTTTCCGAGATTTTGGATAATATTTCATTTACGATCCGCGAACGTGTCCGCATCAAGGGTGAAGTGCGTGTTCTTACATCCCAGGTGCGCACATCCGGAACTGTGCTTTCCCTTATCCCGTTTTTTCTCACTATTATTTTGTGGTTCCTTAACCCGGAATACCTGCTCTCCATAACCCAGGGCGGGATTTATTGCACCATTGCCATCATTTGCCTTGTCCTTGGATTGATCTTCTCAAGCTACTTTATCATGATGCGTATTGCGGATATTGAGGTGTAA
- a CDS encoding response regulator produces the protein MAVDKIRVLIVDDIAETRENVRKLLQFESDVEVAGVARSGREGIQLSQELDPDVILMDINMPDIDGISATEEIRQKSPHIQVVILSVQGDPNYMRRAMLAGARDFLTKPPMGDELISAIRRAGEMAHAERDKGSKQKGGSSLPGSPNLMSSLAPLTNGKIITIYSPKGGTGCTTIAVNLAIALHNEDTRTVLVDGNLQFGDVAVFVNEQGKNTILDIAPRVDELEPDVVEEILIKHEASGVRILAAPQRPEMAEKVSADQFVKALQFLQGMYSYIVVDTSPILTDVILSTIDISDVIVLITTQEIPAIKNTRLVLDLFHTMGVKKDRIVFAMNRFDKRIAITPERVSENLKHEVSVSIPLDEKVVITAVNRGVPFMLDNKSQPVGRGIYSLAEAVRARLSALEVESEASVKR, from the coding sequence ATGGCTGTAGATAAAATTCGGGTTCTCATCGTAGATGATATTGCAGAGACTCGCGAAAATGTACGTAAACTCCTGCAGTTTGAATCTGACGTGGAAGTTGCCGGTGTTGCGCGGTCAGGTAGGGAGGGTATTCAGCTTTCACAGGAGTTAGATCCCGACGTCATATTGATGGATATCAATATGCCCGATATTGACGGGATTTCTGCCACGGAAGAAATCCGTCAAAAATCACCTCATATCCAGGTTGTGATTTTATCTGTACAAGGCGATCCGAATTACATGCGGCGTGCGATGCTGGCAGGTGCGCGCGACTTTTTGACAAAACCCCCAATGGGGGATGAATTGATTTCCGCAATACGCCGCGCCGGTGAAATGGCTCACGCGGAGCGGGATAAGGGATCAAAGCAGAAGGGCGGTTCTTCACTGCCCGGCTCGCCAAATTTGATGTCGAGTCTGGCGCCTCTGACAAATGGGAAGATCATTACGATATACAGCCCAAAGGGTGGCACGGGATGTACAACGATTGCAGTCAACCTGGCGATCGCATTACATAATGAAGATACACGCACTGTACTCGTGGATGGAAATCTACAATTTGGCGATGTTGCTGTTTTTGTGAATGAACAAGGCAAGAATACCATCCTGGATATTGCCCCTCGTGTCGACGAATTGGAGCCCGATGTTGTTGAAGAAATTTTAATTAAGCATGAGGCTTCCGGTGTCCGCATCCTTGCCGCGCCTCAGCGTCCTGAAATGGCAGAGAAGGTTTCAGCTGATCAATTTGTCAAGGCCTTGCAGTTTTTGCAAGGGATGTATTCTTATATTGTCGTGGATACATCTCCGATCCTGACGGATGTCATCCTTTCGACAATTGATATAAGCGACGTCATTGTTCTCATCACCACCCAGGAGATTCCCGCCATAAAAAACACCCGTTTGGTGCTGGATCTATTCCATACAATGGGTGTTAAAAAGGATCGTATTGTCTTTGCAATGAACCGATTTGACAAGCGAATTGCAATCACCCCTGAACGGGTGAGTGAAAATCTTAAGCACGAGGTGTCCGTATCGATCCCGCTGGATGAAAAAGTGGTTATTACTGCAGTAAATCGCGGAGTGCCGTTCATGCTGGATAATAAATCCCAGCCGGTTGGTAGGGGTATATATTCACTGGCTGAGGCGGTTCGGGCGCGGTTGAGTGCATTAGAAGTTGAAAGTGAAGCATCTGTTAAACGTTAA
- a CDS encoding prolipoprotein diacylglyceryl transferase, with product MLTLFRNLFAPPRHMILLVIAAWVGLAFAEKRAERHGIDKDDLNNIAFYGLIAFIIGGRISFVLQNFAAFIKSPLGIVSINPDLFDPPGALAAALIISLIYGQRRGLQLWSTLDALTPFFGILAIGMGLTRLAAGTAFGKITDLPWGIELWNATRHPTQIYETLAAFIIFGWLWRRRQSPHPGILFLAFSALTAFSQLVIETFRADSTLILNGLRQEQLLAWAVLVICFITIESRMKAIKEEG from the coding sequence ATGCTCACATTATTCCGGAACCTTTTTGCGCCTCCCCGCCACATGATCCTGCTTGTCATCGCCGCATGGGTCGGACTGGCCTTTGCCGAAAAGCGCGCCGAGCGCCACGGCATCGACAAAGACGATCTCAACAATATCGCCTTCTACGGTCTGATTGCCTTTATCATCGGCGGACGCATCTCGTTCGTTTTACAAAACTTTGCCGCCTTCATCAAAAGTCCGCTCGGCATCGTCTCGATTAACCCCGACCTCTTCGATCCGCCTGGCGCTCTCGCCGCCGCCTTGATCATCTCGTTAATTTACGGTCAAAGGCGCGGTCTGCAACTCTGGTCAACGCTTGACGCGCTCACCCCTTTCTTCGGCATTCTCGCTATCGGGATGGGATTAACCCGCCTCGCGGCAGGCACAGCGTTCGGAAAAATCACAGACCTGCCCTGGGGGATTGAACTCTGGAATGCAACCCGCCACCCTACTCAAATCTATGAAACACTCGCCGCCTTCATAATCTTTGGTTGGCTCTGGCGCAGGAGGCAAAGCCCACACCCGGGAATTCTTTTCCTTGCCTTCAGCGCGCTGACAGCCTTCTCGCAACTCGTCATCGAAACGTTCCGCGCAGACAGCACACTCATCCTGAACGGGTTAAGACAGGAACAACTGCTTGCATGGGCAGTTCTTGTAATCTGCTTCATTACCATTGAATCAAGAATGAAAGCGATAAAAGAAGAGGGCTGA
- a CDS encoding CpaF family protein, with product MSLLRRIEQGQGGNQQGTPSAPPQSGGNEQAGGGGGSDSSRLSSLQARRVSAPVTSPQAGSYFDLKTRVQNKLLAEIDPSMDVSRTEEVRRTIQGLFEQILSEENIVLSRPERARLFEQIAAEILGLGPLQSLLEDDTITEIMVNGPKNIYIERKGKLHRVPVTFESNEHVMRIIDRIVAPLGRRIDESSPYVDARLQDGSRVNAVIPPISLVGPVLTIRKFSRNPISIDQMIQFGSITNEAVQFLKACVEARLNIVISGGTGSGKTTLLNVLSSFIPSDERILTIENAAELQLRQEHVVTLESRPPNIEGRGEITIRDLVINALRMRPERIIVGECRGGETLDMLQAMNTGHDGSMTTAHANSPRDALARLETMCLMAGMDLPVRAIREQMASAVDLICQQERMRDGTRKVTTITEVSGMEGDVITMTDIFVFEQTGMENGRIVGRMRPTGLRPKFMDKIDAAGIHLPPSIFGIGERRRY from the coding sequence ATGTCGTTGCTTCGACGTATTGAACAAGGCCAGGGCGGCAACCAGCAGGGGACACCATCAGCACCGCCTCAATCTGGTGGCAATGAGCAGGCTGGAGGCGGGGGAGGAAGCGATTCCTCCCGTCTTTCATCTTTGCAGGCAAGAAGGGTCAGTGCCCCTGTTACTTCTCCACAGGCCGGTTCTTATTTTGATTTAAAAACCCGAGTTCAGAATAAACTGCTGGCTGAGATCGATCCGTCCATGGATGTTTCCCGGACGGAAGAGGTCCGCCGGACCATCCAGGGTTTATTTGAACAGATCCTTTCTGAAGAGAACATTGTTCTTTCACGCCCCGAGAGGGCACGACTGTTCGAACAGATTGCTGCTGAGATTCTTGGGCTTGGACCATTGCAATCGCTCTTGGAAGATGACACGATTACTGAAATCATGGTAAATGGACCGAAAAATATCTATATCGAGCGCAAAGGCAAGCTCCACCGGGTGCCGGTGACTTTTGAGAGCAATGAACATGTCATGCGGATCATTGACCGCATTGTTGCGCCGCTCGGCCGCCGTATTGATGAATCCAGCCCCTATGTGGATGCCCGTTTGCAGGATGGGTCTCGTGTAAATGCAGTAATCCCTCCCATCTCATTGGTCGGTCCAGTTCTGACTATACGTAAGTTTTCGAGGAATCCAATTTCAATCGACCAAATGATTCAGTTTGGCTCCATAACAAATGAGGCGGTACAGTTCTTAAAGGCTTGTGTGGAAGCCCGTCTGAATATTGTCATTTCCGGCGGTACCGGTTCCGGCAAGACAACACTCCTGAACGTGTTGTCAAGCTTTATTCCTTCTGATGAACGCATCCTGACAATTGAGAATGCGGCTGAACTGCAATTACGCCAGGAGCATGTCGTCACACTCGAATCAAGGCCGCCCAATATCGAGGGGCGTGGCGAGATCACGATCCGCGACCTGGTTATCAATGCCCTGCGTATGCGTCCTGAAAGAATTATCGTGGGTGAGTGCCGCGGCGGTGAAACCCTGGATATGTTGCAAGCCATGAATACAGGCCATGACGGCTCAATGACGACCGCCCACGCCAACTCCCCCCGCGATGCGCTTGCCCGTCTTGAAACCATGTGCCTTATGGCGGGCATGGATCTTCCAGTAAGGGCTATTCGGGAGCAAATGGCAAGTGCCGTGGATTTGATTTGTCAACAGGAGCGCATGCGTGATGGTACGCGTAAAGTCACAACCATTACGGAGGTTAGCGGAATGGAAGGTGATGTGATCACCATGACCGATATTTTCGTATTTGAACAAACCGGCATGGAAAATGGCAGAATTGTGGGCCGAATGCGGCCGACGGGATTGCGACCAAAGTTCATGGATAAAATCGACGCCGCCGGTATTCACCTGCCGCCGTCCATTTTTGGCATTGGCGAACGTCGTCGTTATTAA
- the raiA gene encoding ribosome-associated translation inhibitor RaiA — MSNKVEVQTRNIRLTEKIEEYVNKKAGNLDHYLPSIDEARVELTHHKAARDANDRNVAQITIFGKGFTLRTEERADEALAAFDHALDNMQRQIERYKGKHHRGRGDGRSAAEVFEDVLDEETGELSPLFARRKKFVLNPMTEDEAIVQMRNLGHDNFFIFYNAETSKINVLYRRRNGSYGLIEPELG, encoded by the coding sequence ATGTCCAACAAAGTGGAAGTTCAGACCCGCAACATCCGTTTGACCGAAAAGATCGAAGAGTACGTGAACAAGAAAGCGGGTAATCTCGATCATTACCTGCCTTCCATTGATGAGGCGCGCGTGGAGTTGACCCACCATAAAGCTGCACGCGATGCCAACGACCGCAATGTGGCGCAGATCACCATTTTTGGCAAGGGCTTTACCCTGCGCACCGAAGAGCGTGCGGACGAGGCCCTTGCCGCTTTTGACCATGCGCTTGATAACATGCAGCGACAGATCGAAAGATATAAAGGAAAACATCACCGTGGACGCGGCGACGGACGTTCTGCCGCCGAGGTGTTCGAGGATGTTCTTGATGAAGAAACCGGCGAACTCTCCCCCCTGTTTGCCCGCAGAAAGAAATTTGTGCTTAACCCAATGACCGAGGATGAGGCCATTGTACAGATGCGGAACCTGGGCCACGATAACTTCTTTATCTTTTACAATGCGGAGACGAGCAAGATCAACGTGTTGTACCGCCGCCGCAATGGGAGCTATGGTTTGATCGAACCAGAACTTGGTTAA